The following coding sequences are from one Streptomyces sp. V3I7 window:
- a CDS encoding aspartate-semialdehyde dehydrogenase: MDRTVPTGRPTLAVVGATGAVGTVMLQILSQRADVWGEIRLIASPRSAGRKLAVRGEEVEVVALSEEVFDGVDVAMFDVPDEVSAHWAPLAAAKGVVVVDNSGAFRMDPEVPLVVPEVNPHTARVRPRGIIANPNCTTLSMIVALGALHAEFGLRELVVSSYQAVSGAGRAGVETLRDQLSLVAGTELGSTPGDVRRVVGERTGPFPEPVALNVVPWAGSLREDGWSSEEMKVRDESRKILGLPALPVAVTCVRVPVVTTHSLTVHARFQGEVTVDGAREILATAPGVVLFDDPAAGEFPTPADVVGTDPTWVGRVRRALDDPTALELFVCGDNLRKGAALNTAQIAELVAAELS; this comes from the coding sequence ATGGACCGGACCGTGCCGACCGGCCGTCCGACGCTGGCAGTCGTGGGGGCGACCGGCGCCGTCGGCACGGTCATGCTCCAGATCCTGTCCCAGCGCGCGGACGTCTGGGGCGAGATCCGCCTGATCGCCTCCCCGCGCTCGGCCGGCCGCAAGCTGGCCGTGCGCGGCGAGGAGGTCGAGGTCGTGGCCCTGTCCGAGGAGGTCTTCGACGGGGTCGACGTCGCCATGTTCGACGTCCCCGACGAGGTCTCCGCGCACTGGGCGCCGCTGGCCGCCGCCAAGGGCGTCGTCGTGGTCGACAACTCCGGCGCCTTCCGGATGGACCCCGAGGTGCCCCTGGTGGTGCCCGAGGTCAACCCGCACACCGCCCGGGTGCGGCCGCGCGGGATCATCGCCAACCCCAACTGCACGACCCTGTCGATGATCGTCGCCCTGGGCGCGCTGCACGCCGAGTTCGGGCTGCGCGAGCTGGTGGTGTCGTCGTACCAGGCGGTGAGCGGGGCGGGCCGGGCCGGCGTCGAGACGCTGCGGGACCAGCTGTCCCTGGTCGCCGGTACGGAGCTGGGCAGCACCCCCGGTGACGTACGCCGTGTCGTGGGCGAGCGGACGGGGCCGTTCCCGGAGCCGGTCGCGCTGAACGTCGTACCGTGGGCCGGGTCGCTGCGAGAGGACGGCTGGTCGTCGGAGGAGATGAAGGTGCGGGACGAGTCCCGCAAGATCCTCGGACTGCCCGCTCTTCCGGTCGCCGTGACCTGCGTGCGCGTCCCGGTGGTCACCACGCACTCCCTGACCGTCCACGCCCGCTTCCAGGGCGAGGTCACCGTCGACGGCGCCCGCGAGATCCTCGCCACCGCACCGGGTGTCGTCCTGTTCGACGATCCGGCCGCAGGCGAGTTCCCGACCCCCGCCGACGTCGTGGGCACCGACCCCACCTGGGTCGGCCGGGTACGGCGGGCGCTCGACGATCCCACCGCGCTCGAACTCTTCGTCTGCGGCGACAATCTCCGCAAGGGAGCCGCGCTCAACACCGCGCAGATCGCCGAGCTGGTGGCGGCGGAGTTGTCGTAG